One region of Psychrobacter sp. DAB_AL43B genomic DNA includes:
- a CDS encoding TetR/AcrR family transcriptional regulator, which yields MSIPDTSVPISSDNAPSSIALSNTKAHLLATGYKLIAQKGFTAVGIKQILDTAGVPKGSFYHYFASKEAFGEAIIEHYFTQYKNRLDIIGAQDVSAQQKLYDYFQNWYDTQQNGCDHEKCLVVKLSAEVADISEPMRKVLYLGYQQTIAWLASQIKAGWADNSVPHLDNIAAESVAKRWYFAWLGASLIAKISQTDTPLAEVWQMTTTEMGR from the coding sequence ATGTCTATACCCGATACCTCAGTACCTATTTCATCAGATAACGCTCCATCAAGCATTGCCTTATCAAATACCAAAGCCCATTTGTTAGCCACTGGTTATAAGCTGATTGCACAAAAGGGTTTTACCGCCGTTGGCATTAAGCAAATACTAGATACGGCAGGGGTTCCTAAAGGCTCCTTTTATCATTACTTTGCCTCAAAAGAAGCCTTTGGCGAAGCAATTATTGAACACTACTTTACTCAATATAAAAACCGCCTAGATATTATTGGCGCACAAGATGTCAGCGCCCAACAAAAGCTTTATGACTATTTCCAGAACTGGTATGACACTCAGCAAAATGGCTGCGATCATGAGAAATGTTTGGTGGTTAAATTAAGCGCTGAAGTCGCTGATATATCAGAGCCCATGCGTAAAGTATTATATTTAGGCTATCAGCAAACCATTGCTTGGCTTGCGTCCCAAATTAAAGCAGGCTGGGCAGATAATTCTGTACCTCATCTCGATAACATCGCTGCTGAGAGCGTGGCAAAGCGTTGGTATTTTGCATGGCTTGGTGCCAGTTTAATCGCGAAGATTAGCCAAACCGATACACCACTAGCAGAAGTATGGCAAATGACGACCACCGAAATGGGGCGCTAA